A single Eubalaena glacialis isolate mEubGla1 chromosome 18, mEubGla1.1.hap2.+ XY, whole genome shotgun sequence DNA region contains:
- the ZNF875 gene encoding zinc finger protein 875 isoform X2, protein MATGLLKAKKEAFVAFGDVAVDFTQEEWRLLTPAQRTLHREVMLETYNHLVSLAEIPFSKPKLISQLERGEEPWIEERQRPPGLCPAGSKLEIQPCPSCPLAFSSQQALSQHVWLSHLPQFFSSLCAGNHLHSGKQYSEDQKQQQEQLFDQTCSSNKAEIQEREEHSKLLFGRVSKSSTSKALSRTLEEQPVRSKEDNIVVDIGPSPAQRTNLEETDKILHGLEVSGFGAVKYGEFGLGFIKESNQLSLQKTHTGETPYMYTEWGQSFSSMSVLIKNQRTHSGEKPYVCRECGRGFTWKSNLITHQRTHSGEKPYVCKECGRGFTWKSNLFTHQRTHSGVKPYVCKECGQSFSLKSNLITHQRAHSGEKPYICKECGHGFRQHSHLIRHKRTHSGEKPYVCRECEQGFSQKSHLIRHLRTHTGEKPYVCTECGRHFSWKSNLKIHQRTHSGVKPYVCLECGQCFSLKSNLNKHQRSHTGEKPFVCRECGRAFTRKSTLITHQRTHSGEKPFVCTECGRGFNDKSTLISHQRTHSGEKPFICRECGRKFSQKPNLFRHKRAHSGNIPFVCRECGQGFCDKLTLITHQRAHSGGKPHVCRECGQGFSRQSHLIRHQRIHSGEKPYICRKCGRGFSRKSNLIRHQRTHSG, encoded by the exons GCATTCGTGGCGTTCGGGGATGTGGCTGTGGACTTCACCCAGGAGGAATGGAGGTTGTTGACCCCTGCTCAGAGGACCTTGCACAGGGAGGTGATGCTGGAGACTTATAACCACTTGGTCTCACTAG CGGAAATTCCATTTTCCAAACCAAAACTCATTTCTCAGCTGGAGCGAGGGGAAGAGCCCTGGATAGAGGAGAGACAACGTCCGCCGGGTCTCTGTCCAG CAGGATCAAAGCTAGAAATTCAACCTTGTCCCTCCTGTCCTCTGGCATTCTCTAGTCAGCAAGCCCTCAGCCAACATGTGTGGCTCAGTCATCTCCCTCAGTTTTTCTCAAGTTTATGTGCAGGAAATCATCTCCATTCAGGGAAACAATATTCAGAAGATCAGAAACAGCAGCAGGAGCAACTCTTTGATCAAACCTGCTCAAGCAACAAAGCAGAAATTCAAGAGAGAGAAGAACATTCCAAGCTTTTGTTTGGGAGAGTAAGTAAAAGCAGCACTTCAAAGGCATTGTCCAGAACCCTGGAAGAACAGCCAGTAAGGTCCAAGGAAGACAACATAGTGGTGGACAtagggcccagccctgcccagaggACAAACCTTgaggaaacagacaaaatatTACATGGTTTAGAAGTCTCAGGATTTGGAGCAGTCAAATATGGAGAGTTTGGGCTAGGCTTTATCAAGGAGTCAAACCAGCTCAGCCTCCAGAAGACACACACAGGGGAGACCCCTTACATGTACACTGAGTGGGGACAAAGCTTTAGCAGTATGTCAGTCCTCATCAAAAACCAGAGGACACACTCTGGGGAAAAGCCTTATGTGTGCAGGGAATGTGGACGAGGCTTTACCTGGAAGTCAAACCTCATCACACACCAGAGGACACACTCAGGGGAGAAACCGTATGTGTGCAAGGAGTGTGGACGAGGCTTTACTTGGAAATCAAACCTCTTCACACATCAGAGGACACACTCAGGGGTCAAGCCTTATGTGtgcaaggaatgtgggcagagCTTTAGCCTGAAGTCAAACCTCATCACACACCAGAGGGCACACTCTGGGGAGAAGCCTTACATTTGCAAGGAATGTGGACATGGCTTTCGCCAGCATTCACACCTCATCAGACATAAGAGGACACATTCAGGAGAGAAGCCTTATGTTTGCAGGGAGTGTGAGCAAGGCTTTAGCCAGAAGTCACACCTCATTAGACACTTAAGGAcgcacacaggagagaaaccttatgTGTGCACAGAATGTGGGCGTCACTTTAGCTGGAAATCAAACCTCAAGATACACCAGAGGACGCACTCAGGGGTTAAACCTTATGTGTGCCTGGAATGTGGGCAGTGCTTTAGCCTGAAGTCAAACCTCAACAAACACCAGAGGTcacacacaggggagaagccATTTGTATGCAGGGAGTGTGGGAGAGCCTTTACCCGGAAATCAACCCTCATCACACACCAGAGGACACACTCAGGGGAGAAGCCATTTGTATGCACAGAGTGTGGGCGAGGCTTTAATGATAAGTCAACCCTCATCTCACACCAGAGGACACATTCAGGGGAAAAGCCTTTCATATGCAGGGAGTGTGGTAGAAAGTTTAGCCAGAAGCCAAACCTGTTTAGGCACAAGAGGGCACACTCAGGGAATATACCCTTTGTGTGCAGGGAGTGTGGACAAGGCTTTTGTGATAAGTTAACTCTCATTACACACCAGAGGGCACACTCGGGGGGGAAGCCTCATGTATGCAGGGAGTGTGGGCAAGGCTTTAGCCGGCAGTCACACCTTATTAGACATCAGAGGATCCATTCAGGAGAGAAGCCTTATATTTGTAGGAAGTGTGGGCGAGGCTTTAGTCGGAAATCAAACCTCATCAGACATCAGAGGACACACTCAGGATAG
- the ZNF875 gene encoding zinc finger protein 875 isoform X1, whose product MATGLLKAKKEAFVAFGDVAVDFTQEEWRLLTPAQRTLHREVMLETYNHLVSLAEIPFSKPKLISQLERGEEPWIEERQRPPGLCPASGPTQQQFLLAAIFSLGSKLEIQPCPSCPLAFSSQQALSQHVWLSHLPQFFSSLCAGNHLHSGKQYSEDQKQQQEQLFDQTCSSNKAEIQEREEHSKLLFGRVSKSSTSKALSRTLEEQPVRSKEDNIVVDIGPSPAQRTNLEETDKILHGLEVSGFGAVKYGEFGLGFIKESNQLSLQKTHTGETPYMYTEWGQSFSSMSVLIKNQRTHSGEKPYVCRECGRGFTWKSNLITHQRTHSGEKPYVCKECGRGFTWKSNLFTHQRTHSGVKPYVCKECGQSFSLKSNLITHQRAHSGEKPYICKECGHGFRQHSHLIRHKRTHSGEKPYVCRECEQGFSQKSHLIRHLRTHTGEKPYVCTECGRHFSWKSNLKIHQRTHSGVKPYVCLECGQCFSLKSNLNKHQRSHTGEKPFVCRECGRAFTRKSTLITHQRTHSGEKPFVCTECGRGFNDKSTLISHQRTHSGEKPFICRECGRKFSQKPNLFRHKRAHSGNIPFVCRECGQGFCDKLTLITHQRAHSGGKPHVCRECGQGFSRQSHLIRHQRIHSGEKPYICRKCGRGFSRKSNLIRHQRTHSG is encoded by the exons GCATTCGTGGCGTTCGGGGATGTGGCTGTGGACTTCACCCAGGAGGAATGGAGGTTGTTGACCCCTGCTCAGAGGACCTTGCACAGGGAGGTGATGCTGGAGACTTATAACCACTTGGTCTCACTAG CGGAAATTCCATTTTCCAAACCAAAACTCATTTCTCAGCTGGAGCGAGGGGAAGAGCCCTGGATAGAGGAGAGACAACGTCCGCCGGGTCTCTGTCCAG CATCTGGGCCCACTCAGCAACAGTTTCTATTGGCTGCAATTTTTTCCCTAG GATCAAAGCTAGAAATTCAACCTTGTCCCTCCTGTCCTCTGGCATTCTCTAGTCAGCAAGCCCTCAGCCAACATGTGTGGCTCAGTCATCTCCCTCAGTTTTTCTCAAGTTTATGTGCAGGAAATCATCTCCATTCAGGGAAACAATATTCAGAAGATCAGAAACAGCAGCAGGAGCAACTCTTTGATCAAACCTGCTCAAGCAACAAAGCAGAAATTCAAGAGAGAGAAGAACATTCCAAGCTTTTGTTTGGGAGAGTAAGTAAAAGCAGCACTTCAAAGGCATTGTCCAGAACCCTGGAAGAACAGCCAGTAAGGTCCAAGGAAGACAACATAGTGGTGGACAtagggcccagccctgcccagaggACAAACCTTgaggaaacagacaaaatatTACATGGTTTAGAAGTCTCAGGATTTGGAGCAGTCAAATATGGAGAGTTTGGGCTAGGCTTTATCAAGGAGTCAAACCAGCTCAGCCTCCAGAAGACACACACAGGGGAGACCCCTTACATGTACACTGAGTGGGGACAAAGCTTTAGCAGTATGTCAGTCCTCATCAAAAACCAGAGGACACACTCTGGGGAAAAGCCTTATGTGTGCAGGGAATGTGGACGAGGCTTTACCTGGAAGTCAAACCTCATCACACACCAGAGGACACACTCAGGGGAGAAACCGTATGTGTGCAAGGAGTGTGGACGAGGCTTTACTTGGAAATCAAACCTCTTCACACATCAGAGGACACACTCAGGGGTCAAGCCTTATGTGtgcaaggaatgtgggcagagCTTTAGCCTGAAGTCAAACCTCATCACACACCAGAGGGCACACTCTGGGGAGAAGCCTTACATTTGCAAGGAATGTGGACATGGCTTTCGCCAGCATTCACACCTCATCAGACATAAGAGGACACATTCAGGAGAGAAGCCTTATGTTTGCAGGGAGTGTGAGCAAGGCTTTAGCCAGAAGTCACACCTCATTAGACACTTAAGGAcgcacacaggagagaaaccttatgTGTGCACAGAATGTGGGCGTCACTTTAGCTGGAAATCAAACCTCAAGATACACCAGAGGACGCACTCAGGGGTTAAACCTTATGTGTGCCTGGAATGTGGGCAGTGCTTTAGCCTGAAGTCAAACCTCAACAAACACCAGAGGTcacacacaggggagaagccATTTGTATGCAGGGAGTGTGGGAGAGCCTTTACCCGGAAATCAACCCTCATCACACACCAGAGGACACACTCAGGGGAGAAGCCATTTGTATGCACAGAGTGTGGGCGAGGCTTTAATGATAAGTCAACCCTCATCTCACACCAGAGGACACATTCAGGGGAAAAGCCTTTCATATGCAGGGAGTGTGGTAGAAAGTTTAGCCAGAAGCCAAACCTGTTTAGGCACAAGAGGGCACACTCAGGGAATATACCCTTTGTGTGCAGGGAGTGTGGACAAGGCTTTTGTGATAAGTTAACTCTCATTACACACCAGAGGGCACACTCGGGGGGGAAGCCTCATGTATGCAGGGAGTGTGGGCAAGGCTTTAGCCGGCAGTCACACCTTATTAGACATCAGAGGATCCATTCAGGAGAGAAGCCTTATATTTGTAGGAAGTGTGGGCGAGGCTTTAGTCGGAAATCAAACCTCATCAGACATCAGAGGACACACTCAGGATAG
- the ZNF875 gene encoding zinc finger protein 875 isoform X3, whose translation MATGLLKAKKEAFVAFGDVAVDFTQEEWRLLTPAQRTLHREVMLETYNHLVSLAEIPFSKPKLISQLERGEEPWIEERQRPPGLCPGSKLEIQPCPSCPLAFSSQQALSQHVWLSHLPQFFSSLCAGNHLHSGKQYSEDQKQQQEQLFDQTCSSNKAEIQEREEHSKLLFGRVSKSSTSKALSRTLEEQPVRSKEDNIVVDIGPSPAQRTNLEETDKILHGLEVSGFGAVKYGEFGLGFIKESNQLSLQKTHTGETPYMYTEWGQSFSSMSVLIKNQRTHSGEKPYVCRECGRGFTWKSNLITHQRTHSGEKPYVCKECGRGFTWKSNLFTHQRTHSGVKPYVCKECGQSFSLKSNLITHQRAHSGEKPYICKECGHGFRQHSHLIRHKRTHSGEKPYVCRECEQGFSQKSHLIRHLRTHTGEKPYVCTECGRHFSWKSNLKIHQRTHSGVKPYVCLECGQCFSLKSNLNKHQRSHTGEKPFVCRECGRAFTRKSTLITHQRTHSGEKPFVCTECGRGFNDKSTLISHQRTHSGEKPFICRECGRKFSQKPNLFRHKRAHSGNIPFVCRECGQGFCDKLTLITHQRAHSGGKPHVCRECGQGFSRQSHLIRHQRIHSGEKPYICRKCGRGFSRKSNLIRHQRTHSG comes from the exons GCATTCGTGGCGTTCGGGGATGTGGCTGTGGACTTCACCCAGGAGGAATGGAGGTTGTTGACCCCTGCTCAGAGGACCTTGCACAGGGAGGTGATGCTGGAGACTTATAACCACTTGGTCTCACTAG CGGAAATTCCATTTTCCAAACCAAAACTCATTTCTCAGCTGGAGCGAGGGGAAGAGCCCTGGATAGAGGAGAGACAACGTCCGCCGGGTCTCTGTCCAG GATCAAAGCTAGAAATTCAACCTTGTCCCTCCTGTCCTCTGGCATTCTCTAGTCAGCAAGCCCTCAGCCAACATGTGTGGCTCAGTCATCTCCCTCAGTTTTTCTCAAGTTTATGTGCAGGAAATCATCTCCATTCAGGGAAACAATATTCAGAAGATCAGAAACAGCAGCAGGAGCAACTCTTTGATCAAACCTGCTCAAGCAACAAAGCAGAAATTCAAGAGAGAGAAGAACATTCCAAGCTTTTGTTTGGGAGAGTAAGTAAAAGCAGCACTTCAAAGGCATTGTCCAGAACCCTGGAAGAACAGCCAGTAAGGTCCAAGGAAGACAACATAGTGGTGGACAtagggcccagccctgcccagaggACAAACCTTgaggaaacagacaaaatatTACATGGTTTAGAAGTCTCAGGATTTGGAGCAGTCAAATATGGAGAGTTTGGGCTAGGCTTTATCAAGGAGTCAAACCAGCTCAGCCTCCAGAAGACACACACAGGGGAGACCCCTTACATGTACACTGAGTGGGGACAAAGCTTTAGCAGTATGTCAGTCCTCATCAAAAACCAGAGGACACACTCTGGGGAAAAGCCTTATGTGTGCAGGGAATGTGGACGAGGCTTTACCTGGAAGTCAAACCTCATCACACACCAGAGGACACACTCAGGGGAGAAACCGTATGTGTGCAAGGAGTGTGGACGAGGCTTTACTTGGAAATCAAACCTCTTCACACATCAGAGGACACACTCAGGGGTCAAGCCTTATGTGtgcaaggaatgtgggcagagCTTTAGCCTGAAGTCAAACCTCATCACACACCAGAGGGCACACTCTGGGGAGAAGCCTTACATTTGCAAGGAATGTGGACATGGCTTTCGCCAGCATTCACACCTCATCAGACATAAGAGGACACATTCAGGAGAGAAGCCTTATGTTTGCAGGGAGTGTGAGCAAGGCTTTAGCCAGAAGTCACACCTCATTAGACACTTAAGGAcgcacacaggagagaaaccttatgTGTGCACAGAATGTGGGCGTCACTTTAGCTGGAAATCAAACCTCAAGATACACCAGAGGACGCACTCAGGGGTTAAACCTTATGTGTGCCTGGAATGTGGGCAGTGCTTTAGCCTGAAGTCAAACCTCAACAAACACCAGAGGTcacacacaggggagaagccATTTGTATGCAGGGAGTGTGGGAGAGCCTTTACCCGGAAATCAACCCTCATCACACACCAGAGGACACACTCAGGGGAGAAGCCATTTGTATGCACAGAGTGTGGGCGAGGCTTTAATGATAAGTCAACCCTCATCTCACACCAGAGGACACATTCAGGGGAAAAGCCTTTCATATGCAGGGAGTGTGGTAGAAAGTTTAGCCAGAAGCCAAACCTGTTTAGGCACAAGAGGGCACACTCAGGGAATATACCCTTTGTGTGCAGGGAGTGTGGACAAGGCTTTTGTGATAAGTTAACTCTCATTACACACCAGAGGGCACACTCGGGGGGGAAGCCTCATGTATGCAGGGAGTGTGGGCAAGGCTTTAGCCGGCAGTCACACCTTATTAGACATCAGAGGATCCATTCAGGAGAGAAGCCTTATATTTGTAGGAAGTGTGGGCGAGGCTTTAGTCGGAAATCAAACCTCATCAGACATCAGAGGACACACTCAGGATAG
- the ZNF875 gene encoding zinc finger protein 875 isoform X4 — MLETYNHLVSLAEIPFSKPKLISQLERGEEPWIEERQRPPGLCPASGPTQQQFLLAAIFSLGSKLEIQPCPSCPLAFSSQQALSQHVWLSHLPQFFSSLCAGNHLHSGKQYSEDQKQQQEQLFDQTCSSNKAEIQEREEHSKLLFGRVSKSSTSKALSRTLEEQPVRSKEDNIVVDIGPSPAQRTNLEETDKILHGLEVSGFGAVKYGEFGLGFIKESNQLSLQKTHTGETPYMYTEWGQSFSSMSVLIKNQRTHSGEKPYVCRECGRGFTWKSNLITHQRTHSGEKPYVCKECGRGFTWKSNLFTHQRTHSGVKPYVCKECGQSFSLKSNLITHQRAHSGEKPYICKECGHGFRQHSHLIRHKRTHSGEKPYVCRECEQGFSQKSHLIRHLRTHTGEKPYVCTECGRHFSWKSNLKIHQRTHSGVKPYVCLECGQCFSLKSNLNKHQRSHTGEKPFVCRECGRAFTRKSTLITHQRTHSGEKPFVCTECGRGFNDKSTLISHQRTHSGEKPFICRECGRKFSQKPNLFRHKRAHSGNIPFVCRECGQGFCDKLTLITHQRAHSGGKPHVCRECGQGFSRQSHLIRHQRIHSGEKPYICRKCGRGFSRKSNLIRHQRTHSG, encoded by the exons ATGCTGGAGACTTATAACCACTTGGTCTCACTAG CGGAAATTCCATTTTCCAAACCAAAACTCATTTCTCAGCTGGAGCGAGGGGAAGAGCCCTGGATAGAGGAGAGACAACGTCCGCCGGGTCTCTGTCCAG CATCTGGGCCCACTCAGCAACAGTTTCTATTGGCTGCAATTTTTTCCCTAG GATCAAAGCTAGAAATTCAACCTTGTCCCTCCTGTCCTCTGGCATTCTCTAGTCAGCAAGCCCTCAGCCAACATGTGTGGCTCAGTCATCTCCCTCAGTTTTTCTCAAGTTTATGTGCAGGAAATCATCTCCATTCAGGGAAACAATATTCAGAAGATCAGAAACAGCAGCAGGAGCAACTCTTTGATCAAACCTGCTCAAGCAACAAAGCAGAAATTCAAGAGAGAGAAGAACATTCCAAGCTTTTGTTTGGGAGAGTAAGTAAAAGCAGCACTTCAAAGGCATTGTCCAGAACCCTGGAAGAACAGCCAGTAAGGTCCAAGGAAGACAACATAGTGGTGGACAtagggcccagccctgcccagaggACAAACCTTgaggaaacagacaaaatatTACATGGTTTAGAAGTCTCAGGATTTGGAGCAGTCAAATATGGAGAGTTTGGGCTAGGCTTTATCAAGGAGTCAAACCAGCTCAGCCTCCAGAAGACACACACAGGGGAGACCCCTTACATGTACACTGAGTGGGGACAAAGCTTTAGCAGTATGTCAGTCCTCATCAAAAACCAGAGGACACACTCTGGGGAAAAGCCTTATGTGTGCAGGGAATGTGGACGAGGCTTTACCTGGAAGTCAAACCTCATCACACACCAGAGGACACACTCAGGGGAGAAACCGTATGTGTGCAAGGAGTGTGGACGAGGCTTTACTTGGAAATCAAACCTCTTCACACATCAGAGGACACACTCAGGGGTCAAGCCTTATGTGtgcaaggaatgtgggcagagCTTTAGCCTGAAGTCAAACCTCATCACACACCAGAGGGCACACTCTGGGGAGAAGCCTTACATTTGCAAGGAATGTGGACATGGCTTTCGCCAGCATTCACACCTCATCAGACATAAGAGGACACATTCAGGAGAGAAGCCTTATGTTTGCAGGGAGTGTGAGCAAGGCTTTAGCCAGAAGTCACACCTCATTAGACACTTAAGGAcgcacacaggagagaaaccttatgTGTGCACAGAATGTGGGCGTCACTTTAGCTGGAAATCAAACCTCAAGATACACCAGAGGACGCACTCAGGGGTTAAACCTTATGTGTGCCTGGAATGTGGGCAGTGCTTTAGCCTGAAGTCAAACCTCAACAAACACCAGAGGTcacacacaggggagaagccATTTGTATGCAGGGAGTGTGGGAGAGCCTTTACCCGGAAATCAACCCTCATCACACACCAGAGGACACACTCAGGGGAGAAGCCATTTGTATGCACAGAGTGTGGGCGAGGCTTTAATGATAAGTCAACCCTCATCTCACACCAGAGGACACATTCAGGGGAAAAGCCTTTCATATGCAGGGAGTGTGGTAGAAAGTTTAGCCAGAAGCCAAACCTGTTTAGGCACAAGAGGGCACACTCAGGGAATATACCCTTTGTGTGCAGGGAGTGTGGACAAGGCTTTTGTGATAAGTTAACTCTCATTACACACCAGAGGGCACACTCGGGGGGGAAGCCTCATGTATGCAGGGAGTGTGGGCAAGGCTTTAGCCGGCAGTCACACCTTATTAGACATCAGAGGATCCATTCAGGAGAGAAGCCTTATATTTGTAGGAAGTGTGGGCGAGGCTTTAGTCGGAAATCAAACCTCATCAGACATCAGAGGACACACTCAGGATAG